In a genomic window of Parambassis ranga chromosome 24, fParRan2.1, whole genome shotgun sequence:
- the l3hypdh gene encoding trans-L-3-hydroxyproline dehydratase — MDIQLPPHEGDELAVVDMHTGGEPLRIILSGYPEVKGDTVLCKRRYVREHLDHLRKVLMYEPRGHYDMYGALIVHSELPEADLAVLFMHNEGYSTMCGHAVIALGRFAVDYKLVKEPRSPETQVNIHCPCGLVKAFVEYSEGKTGAVRFHSVPAFAFATDVTVTVEGFGEVTVDISYGGAFYAFVNAQRFGLDVNLSRTRDLVDAATAVTNAVKSQVKLHHPTSDDLAFLYGTILTDGKDHYSPEPTANLCVFAEAQVDRSPTGSGVTARVALQYHKGLIQLNQTRTFQSGATGSQFTGKAVEETGCGEFKAVVVEVAGRAFYTGVSRFVQEKDDELTHGFLLK, encoded by the exons ATGGATATTCAGCTTCCACCTCATGAGGGAGACGAGCTCGCTGTAGTTGACATGCACACAGGTGGAGAACCTTTACGCATCATCCTCAGTGGTTAcccagaggtcaaaggtgacACTGTGCTGTGCAAGCGGCGATATGTGCGGGAACATCTGGATCACCTCCGTAAGGTGCTGATGTACGAACCGCGGGGACACTATGACATGTACGGAGCCCTGATTGTGCACAGTGAGCTCCCTGAGGCGGACTTGGCGGTGCTTTTCATGCACAATGAGGGCTACAGTACCATGTGTGGACACGCAGTCATCGCACTGGGACGCTTTGCTGTGGACTACAAACTGGTGAAGGAACCGCGGTCGCCAGAGACACAAGTGAACATCCACTGCCCCTGTGGTCTGGTGAAGGCCTTTGTTGAGTACTCTGAGGGGAAGACGGGAGCAGTGAGGTTTCACAGTGTGCCAGCGTTTGCATTTGCTACAG atgtgacagtgacagtggagGGGTTTGGTGAGGTGACAGTTGACATCAGCTATGGAGGAGCTTTTTATGCCTTTGTGAACGCCCAGAGGTTTGGCCTGGACGTGAATCTGTCCAGGACTCGGGATCTGGTTGACGCAGCCACAGCTGTGACCAATGCTGTCAAATCTCAG GTGAAGCTGCATCATCCAACCAGTGATGACCTGGCCTTCCTGTACGGCACCATCCTCACAGATGGCAAAGACCATTATTCACCTGAACCCACCGccaacctctgtgtgtttgcagaagcTCAG GTGGACCGAAGCCCCACTGGATCTGGTGTTACAGCCCGGGTGGCTCTTCAGTATCACAAAGGCCTCATCCAGCTAAATCAGACTAGGACGTTTCAGAGCGGAGCCACCGGATCCCAGTTCACAGGAAAAGCTGTGGAG gaGACCGGGTGTGGGGAGTTTAAGGCTGTGGTGGTGGAAGTTGCTGGCAGAGCTTTTTACACCGGAGTTTCACGCTTTGTGCAGGAAAAAGACGACGAGCTGACACATGGCTTCCTGCTTAAGTGA